The proteins below are encoded in one region of Elgaria multicarinata webbii isolate HBS135686 ecotype San Diego chromosome 8, rElgMul1.1.pri, whole genome shotgun sequence:
- the CBY2 gene encoding protein chibby homolog 2 produces the protein MDYIPPRVKLSNDTFIFLDGKWVNESYVQPAFSSPAEAHKKYSTKKVYNDWTLWEENKALWEENKALRIENRVLREENKALQCLRMENKGIQVIYDESLQQVLQQEKKPLATLPVIGGLRDGIENKALQIFRENNMASNVLPEEKKASSVFQNEKQSSAQLLGKEDNPIQEISKIVVQESNNKPALTDAVKTVQEIQEESSAVPVQERNKTSLSPLQENEALEALQKVNQTVLFLLRENRAVLEEKQDLQTIQGGNKILQEENNQLKLQQHTIKGAISKIIAQMGLLQEELNSFASI, from the coding sequence ATGGATTACATCCCACCAAGGGTCAAGCTCAGCAATGACACCTTTATCTTCCTAGATGGCAAGTGGGTGAACGAAAGCTATGTTCAaccagcattctcttcccccgCAGAAGCTCATAAGAAATACTCCACCAAGAAGGTGTATAATGACTGGACCCTCTGGGAAGAGAACAAAGCCCTCTGGGAAGAGAACAAGGCCCTCCGAATAGAAAACAGAGTTCTCCGAGAAGAGAATAAGGCGCTCCAGTGCCTACGGATGGAGAACAAGGGCATTCAGGTTATCTATGATGAAAGTCTCCAGCAAGTCCTTCAGCAAGAAAAGAAGCCTTTAGCAACTCTTCCAGTCATAGGAGGACTTCGGGATGGTATAGAAAACAAAGCCCTACAGATTTTCCGGGAAAATAATATGGCTTCGAATGTTTTGCCTGAGGAGAAGAAAGCCAGCTCAGTCTTCCAGAATGAAAAGCAATCTTCTGCTCAGCTATTAGGAAAGGAGGATAACCCAATCCAAGAAATCAGCAAGATTGTAGTCCAGGAAAGTAACAATAAGCCTGCACTAACGGATGCAGTAAAAACTGTCCAGGAAATCCAAGAGGAGAGCAGTGCAGTGCCAGTGCAGGAAAGAAACAAAACTTCTTTGTCACCATTACAAGAGAATGAGGCACTTGAAGCTCTCCAGAAAGTGAACCAAACTGTATTGTTCCTCCTAAGAGAGAACCGTGCAGTTCTGGAAGAAAAACAGGACCTCCAGACTATTCAAGGAGGGAACAAAATACTTCAAGAGGAGAATAATCAGCTGAAGCTCCAACAACACACCATCAAAGGTGCTATCAGTAAAATTATTGCTCAGATGGGTTTACTGCAAGAGGAGCTGAACTCCTTTGCTTCCATCTAG